A single region of the Jaculus jaculus isolate mJacJac1 chromosome 15, mJacJac1.mat.Y.cur, whole genome shotgun sequence genome encodes:
- the LOC123455056 gene encoding LOW QUALITY PROTEIN: vomeronasal type-2 receptor 116-like (The sequence of the model RefSeq protein was modified relative to this genomic sequence to represent the inferred CDS: deleted 1 base in 1 codon) — MERRFSLVFVFLLSNIPHIRGNFFGNKCFWRTNPKKHIFQDTTNDCVFDIYAQNEHVPKGFFMNLLNERLPIRRFQHVLALIFALEDINHNSQLLQNMSLQLHSISKICQSFSVFSIENEFANLTKDSPNYMCEQKACQIALTGPSWAGSARLGPLLQLYVRPQISYGPFHPTLSDQEKFPYLYQVAPEDTNRPLAMVSLMLHFSWTWVELFISDDDQGFQFLSNLRVEMQRHGICLAYVNMIPVNQDILLTALINLRYPIFTSSANAVVIYGNINSILEMSFRKWECLGTRRIWVTTSQWDLLPCEGDFVSYPFRWSFTFVHHHGEISSLKPFIQTMNFSKYTENINSVRSRWMGFNCSLSKSYYETLNNYFSNPSLEWFSRHSFDMDMDEEFYNIYNAVYAVAHALHEMILQQVDSQRIGNEFMKYVSCPQVHAFLKNVLFINPLGGEVNMNPKGQVSDEYDVLNIWNFPHGIDLKVKIGEFSPHFPHGQQLYLPEDMPEWATGSRQILPSLCSVPCRPGFKKSHKEGQAACCFYCYRCPKNEISNETDMEQCVKCPGDQYANVQQTHCLPKSVNYLSYEDPLGMTLACLALGFSVLTVLVLGVFWKHQDTPIVKANNRTLSYILLISLNCCFLCSLLFIGRPNTVTCILQQITFGVLFTVAVSTVLAKTVTVVLAFKVTTPGRRMRGLLVSGAPNFIIPTCTLVQITLCAVWLGTSPPFIDTDTQSKYEHIIIICNKGSVTAFYCVLGYLGSLAIVSFTVAFLARNLPDTFNEAKFLTFSMLVFCSVWVTFLPVYQSSQGKFMVAVEVFSILASSAGLLGCIFVPKCYIILLQPDRNSLHKVTCKINS; from the exons ATTGCCAATCAGAAGGTTCCAGCATGTGCTTGCATTGATTTTTGCCTTGGAAGATATTAACCATAACTCCCAGCTACTACAAAATATGTCATTGCAATTGCATTCCATTTCTAAGATTTGTCAGAGTTTTTCAGTATTTAGTATTGAAAATGAATTTGCAAATCTCACAAAGGATTCTCCGAACTATATGTGTGAACAGAAAGCATGTCAGATAGCACTTACAGGACCCTCATGGGCAGGATCTGCCAGACTAGGACCACTCCTGCAACTCTATGTGAGGCCACAG ATTTCCTATGGACCATTTCATCCTACACTAAGTGACCAGGAGAAGTTTCCTTATCTTTATCAGGTGGCTCCTGAGGATACAAACCGGCCCCTTGCCATGGTCTCCTTGATGCTTCATTTCAGCTGGACATGGGTGGAGCTGTTCATCTCAGATGATGACCAAGGCTTTCAATTTCTCTCTAACCTGAGAGTAGAAATGCAAAGACATGGCATATGTTTAGCATATGTGAATATGATCCCTGTAAAC CAAGATATATTATTGACAGCTCTTATAAATTTGCGTTATCCAATCTTCACATCATCAGCAAATGCTGTTGTCATTTATGGTAACATTAACTCTATTCTGGAAATGAGCTTTAGAAAATGGGAATGTTTAGGCACACGGAGAATCTGGGTCACCACCTCACAGTGGGATCTCCTCCCATGTGAGGGAGATTTCGTCTCTTATCCATTCCGTTGGTCTTTCACTTTTGTACACCACCATGGTGAGATTTCTAGTTTAAAACCTTTTATCCAGACAATGAACTTTTCCAAATATACAGAAAACATTAATTCTGTAAGATCAAGGTGGATGGGTTTTAATTGTTCTCTCTCCAAATCATACTATGAAACACTGAACAACTATTTTTCCAACCCTTCACTGGAGTGGTTTTCAAGGCACAGCTTTGACATGGACATGGATGAAGAATTTTACAACATCTACAATGCTGTGTATGCTGTGGCCCATGCCCTCCATGAAATGATTCTTCAACAAGTAGATTCTCAGAGGATAGGAAATGAGTTTATGAAATATGTTTCATGCCCTCAG GTACATGCTTTTCTGAAGAATGTTCTCTTTATTAACCCTCTTGGAGGTGAGGTGAATATGAACCCCAAAGGACAAGTAAGTGATGAGTATGATGTTCTCAACATTTGGAATTTCCCCCATGGAATTGATTTGAAGGTGAAAATAGGAGAGTTTTCCCCACATTTTCCACATGGTCAGCAGTTGTATTTACCTGAAGACATGCCAGAGTGGGCCACAGGAAGTAGACAG ATCCTGCCTTCACTGTGCAGTGTGCCGTGCCGTCCTGGGTTCAAGAAATCCCATAAGGAGGGACAAGCAGCCTGCTGCTTCTATTGCTATCGGTGCCCAAAAAATGAGATTTCCAATGAGACAG ACATGGAGCAGTGTGTGAAGTGTCCAGGTGACCAGTATGCCAATGTACAGCAAACCCACTGCCTGCCGAAATCTGTGAACTACTTGTCTTATGAAGACCCCTTGGGGATGACTCTTGCCTGCCTGGCACTAGGCTTCTCTGTACTCACAGTTCTTGTTCTTGGGGTGTTTTGGAAGCACCAAGACACTCCCATTGTGAAGGCCAATAACCGCACCCTCAGCTACATCCTGCTCATCTCCCTCAACTGCTGTTTTCTCTGCTCCTTGCTCTTCATTGGACGTCCCAACACTGTTACCTGCATCCTGCAGCAGATCACATTTGGAGTTCTCTTCACTGTGGCTGTCTCCACTGTCTTGGCCAAAACAGTTACTGTGGTCCTGGCCTTCAAGGTCACCACTCCAGGAAGAAGGATGAGGGGGCTGCTGGTATCAGGAGCACCTAACTTCATCATTCCCACCTGCACTCTGGTCCAAATTACTCTCTGTGCAGTGTGGCTTGGTACGTCTCCTCCCTTTATTGACACCGATACACAATCTAAATATGAACATATCATCATCATCTGCAACAAGGGCTCAGTCACTGCCTTCTACTGTGTCCTGGGATACCTGGGCTCTCTGGCCATAGTGAGCTTCACTGTGGCTTTCTTGGCCAGGAATCTGCCTGACACCTTCAATGAAGCCAAGTtcctgaccttcagcatgctggtgttctgcagtgtgtgggtcaccttcctccctgtctaccaaagcagccaagggaaATTCATGGTGGCTGTAGAAGTCTTTTCAATCCTGGCCTCCAGTGCTGGGCTATTGGGCTGCATTTTTGTACCCAAGTGCTACATTATTTTGCTACAACCAGATAGAAATTCTCTTCACAAGGTCACATGTAAAATCAATTCTTGA